From Methanolobus chelungpuianus, a single genomic window includes:
- the modB gene encoding molybdate ABC transporter permease subunit encodes MIEQIWFPLSITLKIAVISTLAVALAGVIISYILARRDFRGKWLADIFVTLPLVLPPTVTGYLLVVLLGRNGFLGSILYNITGWSILFTWEAAAIAAFIVSIPLMVKTTTAAIEAVDRDFEYAAFTLGRKELDTALFITLPLARKGILAGIVLSFARAVGEFGATLMVAGNIPGRTNTMSISIYSAFQAGNSELANMLVIILVAISFLSMAVTAKLVNSWRI; translated from the coding sequence ATGATAGAACAGATCTGGTTCCCCCTTTCAATTACACTGAAAATTGCGGTAATATCCACGCTTGCAGTGGCGCTGGCAGGCGTGATCATATCATATATACTCGCAAGACGTGATTTCAGGGGAAAATGGCTTGCAGACATCTTTGTTACTTTACCCCTTGTGCTTCCACCCACGGTGACAGGTTACCTGCTGGTGGTGCTCCTGGGCAGGAACGGCTTTCTTGGCAGCATATTGTACAACATAACAGGATGGAGCATACTATTCACCTGGGAGGCCGCTGCCATTGCGGCTTTCATAGTGTCTATTCCGCTGATGGTCAAGACCACCACGGCAGCCATCGAGGCCGTGGACAGGGATTTCGAATATGCAGCATTCACCCTGGGAAGGAAGGAGCTTGACACTGCACTCTTCATTACGCTCCCGCTTGCCAGAAAGGGCATACTTGCAGGCATCGTCCTGAGCTTTGCAAGGGCCGTGGGGGAATTCGGTGCAACGCTCATGGTCGCCGGCAATATCCCGGGAAGGACCAACACAATGTCGATCTCTATATACAGCGCATTCCAGGCAGGCAACAGCGAGCTTGCCAATATGCTGGTCATCATACTCGTGGCAATATCTTTCCTTTCCATGGCCGTGACTGCAAAACTTGTTAACAGCTGGAGGATATGA
- the modA gene encoding molybdate ABC transporter substrate-binding protein, with product MALSKKLILAIAAILTMGLFVSGCTDTDTGTRPTQNTTITVSSAASLTEAFTAMEKEFETDNPGIDVVFNFASSGTLRSQIEGGAPIDVFASAARDQMDMLASKGLIHNDTREDFVENSLVLIVPKGNGLGITGMEDLTRSDVRNIAIGNPETVPAGKYARESLVSAGMWGSVSGKMLMGENVKQVLVYVEMGEADAGFVFSTDASSARRDTIEVVTSVPVSTPVTYPIAVVSSTRHLEESQRFVDFVTGENGRTILEQYGFSIPQSE from the coding sequence CGATGGGGCTCTTTGTGAGCGGATGTACGGACACTGACACAGGTACAAGGCCGACGCAGAACACAACAATAACAGTATCCTCTGCTGCAAGCCTTACCGAAGCTTTCACAGCAATGGAGAAGGAGTTCGAAACAGATAATCCGGGCATAGATGTCGTTTTCAACTTTGCGTCATCGGGAACCCTCAGGTCACAGATCGAGGGCGGAGCGCCCATAGATGTGTTTGCATCGGCTGCCCGGGACCAGATGGACATGCTTGCATCAAAGGGCTTGATACATAACGATACAAGAGAGGATTTCGTGGAGAACTCCCTCGTGCTGATAGTCCCAAAGGGTAACGGTCTTGGGATCACAGGCATGGAAGACCTTACGAGGTCCGATGTCAGGAACATAGCGATAGGGAATCCGGAGACAGTGCCCGCAGGTAAATATGCAAGGGAATCACTAGTCAGCGCCGGGATGTGGGGCAGCGTTTCAGGCAAGATGCTCATGGGAGAGAACGTGAAGCAGGTGCTTGTCTACGTGGAAATGGGAGAAGCTGATGCGGGATTTGTGTTCAGCACCGACGCATCGTCTGCACGGCGGGATACAATTGAAGTGGTAACCTCTGTCCCCGTGAGCACACCCGTCACATACCCAATAGCTGTTGTCTCATCCACCCGGCATCTCGAAGAATCACAGAGATTTGTGGACTTCGTGACGGGAGAGAACGGCAGAACCATACTGGAACAATATGGGTTCAGCATTCCTCAGAGCGAGTGA